From Ancylobacter pratisalsi, one genomic window encodes:
- a CDS encoding DNA polymerase III subunit beta codes for MKLIVERTHLLAALKAVGHLADRKAAILAVQNIRLRTQGDTLFVAATNLDAYAEAEIPAEVERQGCVAFAADVLQRMVQNFAEGAQVRVDVGETTATIRAGRSRYQPPVLQGDDFPAIFETRGEPARFTLMPEEVLRLFSLIKPAAAKGMKDRPYLEGVYLHASDDEAMLWGVAGSGYVLLAADIPLPEGAAGLPKRIDPTEDDPRQQARGVMVPLESVDHLLRMGGSGIEIETDANVLCARTPPGGAVKVSYATRLIENRYPPYERVVPPLHGPRITVEAGAFVAAVRRLADMAGDDDRAVAIEWGEEGDLSLWLDDHAAGTYGEETLEIGEREGVARVGIKSGFIMKAVEAVGRGRLEIWCAGEKAATRFRNLDDPELIAVASPRVLTRRPHHGPVFETEDAA; via the coding sequence ATGAAACTGATCGTCGAGCGCACCCACCTGCTCGCCGCGCTGAAGGCCGTCGGCCATCTCGCGGATCGCAAGGCCGCCATCCTCGCGGTGCAGAATATCCGCCTGCGCACGCAGGGCGATACTCTGTTCGTCGCCGCGACCAATCTCGACGCCTATGCCGAGGCGGAGATCCCTGCCGAGGTCGAGCGGCAGGGTTGCGTCGCCTTTGCCGCCGATGTCCTGCAGCGCATGGTGCAGAACTTCGCGGAAGGCGCGCAGGTCCGCGTTGACGTCGGCGAGACGACGGCGACGATCCGTGCCGGCCGCAGCCGCTACCAGCCCCCGGTGCTTCAGGGCGACGACTTCCCCGCCATATTCGAGACCAGGGGGGAGCCGGCGCGCTTCACGCTGATGCCGGAGGAGGTGCTGCGCCTTTTCTCGCTCATCAAGCCCGCCGCCGCCAAGGGCATGAAGGACCGGCCTTACCTTGAGGGCGTCTATCTCCACGCCTCGGATGACGAGGCCATGCTATGGGGCGTGGCCGGCAGCGGCTATGTGCTGCTCGCCGCCGATATTCCGCTGCCGGAGGGCGCCGCCGGGCTGCCGAAACGGATCGACCCGACCGAGGATGATCCGCGCCAGCAGGCCCGCGGCGTCATGGTGCCGCTGGAGTCGGTCGATCATCTGCTGCGCATGGGTGGTTCCGGGATCGAGATCGAGACCGACGCCAACGTGCTGTGCGCCCGCACCCCGCCGGGAGGCGCCGTGAAGGTCAGCTATGCCACACGGCTGATCGAGAACCGCTATCCACCCTATGAGCGGGTTGTTCCCCCGCTCCACGGGCCGCGCATCACAGTTGAGGCCGGCGCCTTCGTCGCCGCCGTCAGGCGCCTTGCCGACATGGCCGGCGACGACGACCGCGCCGTCGCCATCGAATGGGGCGAGGAGGGCGACCTGTCGCTCTGGCTCGACGACCACGCCGCCGGCACCTATGGCGAGGAGACGCTGGAGATCGGCGAGCGCGAGGGTGTTGCCCGTGTCGGCATCAAGAGCGGCTTCATCATGAAGGCCGTCGAGGCGGTCGGACGCGGCCGGCTGGAGATCTGGTGCGCCGGCGAGAAGGCCGCGACCCGCTTTCGCAACCTCGACGATCCCGAACTCATTGCCGTCGCCTCGCCCCGCGTCCTCACCCGCCGCCCGCACCACGGCCCGGTCTTCGAGACGGAGGACGCGGCATGA
- a CDS encoding DUF2312 domain-containing protein: MDGPSAPPTNEPISEAAAGFASEQLRAFVERIERLEEEKKSIADDIRDVFAEAKGNGFDTKALREILRRRKADPDQLAEHEAIGGTYMHALGMIDFDDTPLGQVGRA, translated from the coding sequence GTGGACGGCCCCTCCGCCCCGCCTACCAACGAGCCGATTTCCGAGGCCGCCGCCGGCTTCGCCAGCGAGCAGTTGCGGGCCTTCGTCGAGCGCATCGAGCGTCTCGAGGAAGAGAAGAAGTCGATCGCCGACGACATCAGGGATGTCTTCGCCGAGGCAAAGGGCAACGGCTTCGACACCAAGGCCCTGCGCGAGATCCTGCGCCGACGGAAGGCCGATCCCGACCAGCTCGCCGAGCATGAGGCGATCGGCGGCACCTACATGCACGCGCTCGGGATGATCGACTTCGACGACACGCCGCTCGGCCAGGTCGGGAGGGCATGA
- a CDS encoding excisionase produces the protein MGDPMRPEPTDPIRLSVAATLAFPDGSMKVAGLRREAERGNLAIMRIAGKDYTTLAAIREMIDKCRVPPKERASGSGRPAEAMAGSHTPRHGSSSTVDTSTPLASARLIVNQLRGRSPSTSPKNTSRRGAVVTSIKSP, from the coding sequence ATGGGTGATCCGATGCGCCCTGAGCCCACCGACCCGATCCGCTTGTCGGTGGCGGCCACTCTGGCCTTTCCGGACGGCAGCATGAAGGTGGCCGGCTTGCGGCGCGAGGCCGAGCGCGGCAATCTCGCCATCATGCGCATCGCTGGTAAGGACTACACCACCCTCGCCGCTATCCGGGAGATGATCGACAAATGCCGCGTCCCGCCAAAGGAGCGCGCCTCTGGCTCCGGCCGGCCCGCCGAAGCGATGGCCGGATCACACACGCCGCGACATGGATCATCCTCGACAGTGGACACCAGTACCCCACTGGCATCGGCGCGTCTGATCGTGAATCAGCTGAGAGGGCGCTCGCCGAGCACATCGCCCAAAAATACCAGCCGCCGCGGCGCGGTCGTGACCTCGATCAAGTCCCCATAG
- a CDS encoding XRE family transcriptional regulator, which produces MPRFALRREEAAASLSVSASTFDKWVSDGRMPKGRKIDGLMLWDTEQIREHWLALRDGVMTHNPLDEMVL; this is translated from the coding sequence TTGCCCCGCTTCGCGCTCCGGCGCGAGGAGGCGGCGGCGAGCCTGAGTGTGTCGGCCTCGACCTTCGACAAGTGGGTGAGCGACGGGCGTATGCCGAAGGGCCGCAAGATCGATGGGCTGATGCTGTGGGATACCGAGCAGATTCGAGAGCATTGGCTGGCGCTGCGGGACGGGGTGATGACCCATAACCCGCTCGACGAGATGGTGCTGTGA
- a CDS encoding site-specific integrase, protein MIAIYLRDRAAHQANQRTLAERSDRLLDWWGNKTLADVSATSCREYAASRGGAGGARRDLEDLRAAIHYHGREGFHRGEVRVVLPEKGPARERWLTRDEAARLLWACWRAQEKQRRSHKGLPGEALPTRKYTMRHLARFILIGLYTGTRAGAIASASWAAASGRSYIDVERGVFYRLPQGAKATRKRQPPVPIPDRLLAHIRRWKDMGISREYPVEYHGQPVKSVKVAMARAVKLAGLDGRITPHTLRHTAATWLMQSGVPMWDAAGFLGMSVAVLEKTYGHHHPDHMKAASRALSIGANKTPMKPMNQKRTSPTGAA, encoded by the coding sequence GTGATCGCCATCTATCTGCGCGACCGCGCGGCACACCAGGCAAACCAGAGAACGCTCGCCGAGCGCAGCGACCGCCTGCTGGACTGGTGGGGCAACAAGACCCTTGCCGATGTATCAGCCACCAGCTGCCGGGAATATGCCGCCTCGCGCGGCGGTGCCGGCGGCGCCCGCCGCGATCTCGAGGATCTGCGCGCCGCCATTCACTATCATGGGCGGGAGGGCTTCCACCGTGGAGAGGTCCGTGTGGTGCTTCCAGAGAAGGGCCCCGCCCGCGAGCGCTGGCTCACCCGCGACGAGGCCGCCCGCCTGCTCTGGGCATGCTGGCGCGCGCAGGAGAAACAGCGCCGCTCACACAAGGGCCTGCCGGGCGAGGCGCTACCTACCCGCAAATACACCATGCGCCACCTGGCGCGCTTCATTCTGATCGGCCTCTACACTGGCACCCGCGCCGGTGCCATCGCCTCGGCCAGCTGGGCAGCCGCCTCCGGTCGGTCCTATATCGATGTCGAGCGCGGCGTCTTCTACCGCCTGCCGCAGGGCGCCAAGGCCACGCGCAAGCGCCAGCCCCCGGTGCCGATCCCCGATCGCCTGCTCGCCCATATCCGGAGATGGAAGGACATGGGCATCTCGCGCGAATACCCGGTCGAATATCACGGCCAGCCGGTCAAGTCGGTAAAGGTGGCGATGGCCCGCGCGGTGAAACTCGCCGGACTCGACGGCAGGATCACGCCGCATACGCTGCGTCACACCGCCGCGACATGGTTGATGCAATCCGGCGTGCCGATGTGGGATGCAGCCGGCTTCCTCGGCATGTCGGTTGCCGTGCTCGAAAAGACCTACGGGCACCACCACCCCGACCACATGAAAGCCGCGAGCCGGGCGCTAAGCATTGGCGCCAATAAAACGCCAATGAAACCCATGAACCAAAAGAGAACATCCCCCACCGGAGCCGCTTAG
- a CDS encoding helix-turn-helix transcriptional regulator, with product MSGNNPPIIRGAKAIAHELGCSPRTVSRLAANGKLPVKKAFSGGRTSPLVINRKELDDLKHDRKG from the coding sequence ATGAGCGGCAACAATCCGCCGATCATCCGCGGCGCCAAGGCCATCGCGCACGAGTTGGGCTGCTCGCCCCGCACCGTCTCGCGGCTCGCCGCAAACGGAAAGCTGCCGGTGAAGAAGGCCTTCTCCGGCGGCAGGACCTCGCCCCTTGTGATCAATCGCAAGGAACTGGACGACCTGAAGCACGACCGGAAAGGGTAA